GGCGGTGATGACGGTAATGCGGCCCTTGTAgccccggcggcgcatctcTTGCACGCCATGCAGTGTGACGGCACCGCCACCGACGAATACCGTGTGCGGCCCTCCCTTGGCGGGCGCCGTGCACTTGCCGTCGGTCGGGcgcttgagcgcctcgtagTCGACCAAGAGGTACACCCGGCCGTTGGTCACTTCCACGTCAATCTTCTTTAGCGGGTCGAGGCCCGGTGCATCCTCAATGTCACCGGTCGTCACACGGAAGCACGCGCCGTGGAACGGGCAGTAGACGCGCCCGTCGGACGTCAGCAcgcccttggcgagcggcaCACCGTAGtgcgtgcaccgcgacgaggtcgccACAATCTCGCCGTGCACATTGGACACGAGCGCGTTCACTTGCACCTgttcgtcgtcgagcggcacctCCCGCATTGTTCCCTCAGGGATTTCATCcaagcgcgcggcgtaGACGCGGACCTTGCCGCTACCATTCTCTCCGCTCATCTTGGTTCACTACAGGATCCCCGCGTCCGGCGTCCGGCTATTCAGCCAATGCCCACGAGGCGATTGCATTTGCTTAGTAAGCATGTCTACGAAGCGTCCGTGTCCATCGCGTCGGCAggggccgcggcggaggCCGCGTGCGGTGCCGTGTCGAGGCCCAGCACGTCTGGATTAGCATAGTGACGTACCCTCTTTCACAATCATGTTGTAAATTTCCTCCTTGGTCCATGCCGTAGTGCCGCGGGGGAACTTGTAGCTCTGCTCCTTGCTCACACGCTCGTTCGGCGTGCGGAAGTTGCGCAGCATCTGCGTGTTCTTGTCGCGGATAATGCACACATCGACGTTCGAGCCGGAGCCGAGATCGTTAAAGATACCCGCCTCGATCGCAGCCGCAACGAGATCGACCGCCTCGGATTCCTGCGTTGTGAGCCAGAAAAAAAAAAAACGTACCTCCATGTTCGGACGCCAGGCACTCTCAAACACCGACATGGCGGCGAGCGAGCCAGAGCCCATCGTGACGTACGGCAGCTTGTCCGTCGAGCCGTGGGGGGCGATCGTAAAGAGCTGCGGGCCCGTGCTGTCAAAGCCGCCCAGTacaagcgcagcgccgatgTGGCCCTGGTACTGGAACAAGCGCTGCTTCAGCAACGTCATGGCAGTTACGACGCGGGGGCGCTTGCGAGTATGAAGTTCGTGCAGTTGCATGTTGCTCGAGATGAGGTTCGTGACAAACTCGGTGTCGGCCGCCGTTCCGGCACCACAGCACCGGATGCTGTCCGAGATATAGTGGATCTTTTCACAGTTCTTGTCGGCGACAATCGAGCCCTCGGTCGCACGCGTATCGGcaccgagcacgacgccaTCTTTGTAGATCAGTCCGACGATCGTCGTACCCGTGCTCGTCGCACGAGGGACCGCGTGGCCATTCGCCGCTAGCGCAGCATTGCGCGTGTGACCGGAAAAGTCAAAGCCGctcttgcgctgctcgtcgagctgcacaCCGGCCATCTCGTCGTGGAAGCGGAGGGGCGAGCGAACGCGCGGCCCCGATCAGAGTCACGTGATACTACCGCCCCCAGTGTTGCTCTCGCCAGGCGTCGATGAGTGCGGAGGTCGAGCTGTTCACCACGTCCATCCTGGGCAACCCGGTGACCAGGAGTCGGCATGACCGCTATATTTCCGTGCTCAGCGCACATAGAATCCCGTTCGTCTACCACGACCTAgcgtcggacgacgaggcgaaacgccgctggcgccgcAAGGTACGTGCCCAAGCTAACACAGGCACGCGACCCACGCATCCCGGgcctgctcgtgcgcaacgAGTGGGTGGGTACGTTTGAAGAGTTTGAAGAGGCGGTCGAAtttggcgagctgcgccagtTTTTGGGAtacgatgcgccggcgcagccgcagcGTACGGTGCCTGCacagccgccgccgagcacgtcgcgcctgccgcctgcgccgacACTCATGGCGACTCCCGCCGCTCCGGGACagggcgcgcggccggacggcggcgcggacgAGATGCTCGCACAGCTTCTTCCGCAGGGTGCCGAAATTaccgacgccgacgtcgacgcactcctcaaggagctcgagaaACCACTAAAACGCActccgcggcgcacctATACTCCATCGagccgcgcagcaccgccgccgatgccgatgccgccgagccacGGCACACCCGCTCCGGACCGTGCACGGTACGATCCAGGCTCCCGCAACTTGGTcgaagaggcggcgcgtgcgatcggcgtcgagccCAAGCCGCGCCCGCCAGTGCCGCGCATGACGCTCAACCGCCGCCCTTTGCAAGAGGTactcgaggagcggcgcagtCGCCAGGCAAAgaccgagcagcagcgccgcaacgaCGAACTGTTTGCGAGCCTGGGGCTGTCGGACGTGCAGATCAATGACGCTGACGCGGACGAGTTCCTCAACAAGGGGACAATCCCGCAGTTGCAGCACTCGGGAcgtgcgcccgagcagGAGGCCATGGCGGCTCcgacgagcaccggcgccgctccGGAAACACTGGCAGTGGCAGAGCCGGTCGCCGAAACGGAGCGTGCGAACGAGgcaggcgctgcgagcGAGGCTGGTGCAGGAAACGAGGGCCCCGTTGAAGGTGCGAGCACAGTATCGCTCGCCACGTCAGAGGACAAGGAATCGCCAAAGGACGCTGCAGACGTGTCGGGTGCCAAGGTGGGCGACAAGAACGCAACAGACAGCGAGGAACCTCGGGAGCAAGAGCTTGGCGACGAGCCCTCCGCGagcaagacgctcgagcagccTCTGGACGACAAGCTGGCTGATAGCGAGACTGGCCTGAACGACAAGCTCGCCGTTCAAGACCCAACTGCGACCAAGTCCCTGGATGAGTCGGCGCAGTTGCTGGCCGAAACGTCGCCCGAGGTGCCCGTTACTGACAAGGCCCTTGACGACCCTCTCGCCGGAAAGGCACCAATGGGCAAGGCCTTGGACGAGCCTCTTGCCGACAAGGACGCCCTTGACAAGACTGCAAAGGAGCCACTCGCTGACGAGCACTTGAAAGAGCCACTCACTGAAGAAGCTGTCGAAAAGAcgcccgacgagccgctTGCAAATAAGGCTCTCGACGACTCTACAGAGAAACCGCTAGACGAGTCTCCTGCCGACAAGTCCCTCAAGcagcctgctgctgcgacATCCCTTGCCAAGTCTCTCGACGAGTCTCTTACGGACAAGCCACGGGAAAAGCCACTGGAAGAGTCACTTGCAGACAAGGTGGCTGCTACGGACGAGACGCCGTCtagcggcgcgctcgagaagaCCCTGGGAGAGTCGCTTGCCGAGAATGAGCCCCTTGACAAGTCGCTGGAGGAGCCGCTTGCCGACAAGTCGATCTCGAGTGAAAAGGCACTTGATGAGCCTCTTGCCAAAGAGCCTCTTTCCAAGTCCCTGGAGGAGCCGCTTGATGACAAGGCACTAGAGTCCGAAAGCATCCTCGAGGAACCCCTTGCCGACAAGTCTCTGAGCAAGTCTTTGGAGGAGCCCCTTTCCAACAAGCCCCGTGACGAATCGCCCAAAGAGCGTTTGGCTGACAAGCCTCTTGACGAACCGTTCGACAAGACCTTTGCTAGTAAGCCGCTTGACAAGTCGCTCAAAGATCTGCTTGAGGACAAGCCGCTGGAATCGTCTTCCAAGCAGCCTCTGGATGACAAGCTGCTTGAAAAGTCTCTGAATGAGCCTTTGGCAGGAAGTGAGTCTGCTGCGGACAAGGGGCCGGTGGACGTCTTGGCCAGCAAGGAATCTCTCAACAACAAGCCGCTGAAAAAGTCGATGGAGGAGCCTCTAGCGGCCGACAACGATGCCCTTGAGCAGCCGCCAGCCAGCAAGTCGCTTGAGGAGCCACATGCCGTCGACAAGGACACCCTTGAGCAGTCGTCGATGGACAAGTCACTCCCACAGCCCCTCGACGAGCCTCTTGCGAACAAGTCTCTTGAGCAGTCGTTCGCTACCGAGCCTCTTGAGCCTCGTAAGGACGAGTCGCTTAGCAAATCCTTGGAAGAACCCCTGGGTGAGTCCTTCGGGAATGATTCTCTCTTGGAACAGCCTCTGTCCGACAAGGAAGCGCTTGGTACGGGCCTTTCTGCTGAAAAGGATGCACCCTTGGAGTCGAGCAAGGACACGGCGCCGTTCACTGTAAATGAGCCTGTTCAGGAGCCTCGTGTTGCCCAAGACATTCCAGAGGAGCCAATGGCTGCAAAGGAATCTCCCGAAATGCTACTTGCAGACAAAGAGACGCTTGCGGCGAATGAGGCAACTGAAGCCCGTGCAAGCAAGGATGAACTTGCGCCCCAGACGTCTGGCCTGGAAGAGCCACTTGCAGGAAATGAGGCGGATGCGGCAAAGGATTCGCCCCTCACGGAACCTGTTGCCGCCAAGGATGTACCGCGTGACGAAAAGGATCTTGATAAACCTAAGGGATCTACAATGTCAGCCGATGATCAAGAGGCACTTGCGTACCAGCAGGCTGTTGCCAAGGCTTTGGCAGAAATGCAGAGCGCTGGAAACGAGGATCTGGGTGCCAAGGCTGCTGCAGGACAGGCTCGTGAGCTCCCGCTTCCTCCCACGGACAAGGGATCTCTTGATGATACCAAGCCCTTGGCGAGCAATGCGCCTCTTTCGGACAAGGGCGCCTTTGACAATGCGGCGCCTTTAAGCGACAAGAATGAATTTACGGAACCCATTGCGGCAACGCAGCCTGTGGGCAATATCAATGACGGAAAGGTGCCTAGTGAAATGGGGATTCCATCAAAGAGGCTGGCCTCTGGATCGATTTCAAAAGAGTTGCCGGTACCTCCATCAAGTAATCCGCCCACACTCGGCGGTGGGGCTGATGCGTCGCTTCCTCGCTCCTTGGAAGCGCCTCTGGATAAAGGCAGGACCGACCCGATTGTGCCTGCGG
The Malassezia japonica chromosome 2, complete sequence genome window above contains:
- the PUP1 gene encoding proteasome endopeptidase complex (COG:O; MEROPS:MER0004373; BUSCO:EOG092641M3; EggNog:ENOG503NWM3); the protein is MAGVQLDEQRKSGFDFSGHTRNAALAANGHAVPRATSTGTTIVGLIYKDGVVLGADTRATEGSIVADKNCEKIHYISDSIRCCGAGTAADTEFVTNLISSNMQLHELHTRKRPRVVTAMTLLKQRLFQYQGHIGAALVLGGFDSTGPQLFTIAPHGSTDKLPYVTMGSGSLAAMSVFESAWRPNMEESEAVDLVAAAIEAGIFNDLGSGSNVDVCIIRDKNTQMLRNFRTPNERVSKEQSYKFPRGTTAWTKEEIYNMIVKEDVLGLDTAPHAASAAAPADAMDTDAS